Proteins encoded within one genomic window of Besnoitia besnoiti strain Bb-Ger1 chromosome II, whole genome shotgun sequence:
- a CDS encoding hypothetical protein (encoded by transcript BESB_037530) yields MPPMKGKKGKKKMYPPEVARFLQTHEYKCIRGLLELPGGIPSVHQPSIDEETQKSIASLLSVLGRIATAIKYTPAGYPPEIVQNARTILTGSCMVLVSGRAIMLDTDEELPAVANQFLMDVDFNVSGIVKWIEQGLSTDFSAMGLVAFETDLRERFRVFDSAWVEFEERLLTSVETVTKEIFKPIDSIVDLEAKLSCLENAQDYANRLGVEKQFVSAVTEYPTTDLTSPQCKRSTANR; encoded by the exons ATGCCACCCATgaaaggaaaaaaagggaagaagaagatgtACCCACCCGAGGTGGCTCGCTTCTTACAAACTCATGAGTACAAATGTATCCGGGGTCTTCTCGAGTTGCCTGGGGGCATTCCCTCCGTCCACCAGCCTTCGATAGACGAAGAAACCCAAAAATCTATTGCCTCGCTCCTGTCTGTTCTTGGGCGAATAGCAACAGCGATAAAG TACACACCAGCTGGATACCCTCCCGAAATTGTTCAGAATGCGCGTACTATTCTGACGGGCAGCTGCATGGTCCTTGTAAGCGGCCGTGCAATCATGTTGGACACCGACGAAGAGCTCCCGGCAGTCGCAAACCAGTTCCTCATGGATGTGGATTTCAATGTCAGCGGGATAGTGAAGTGGATTGAACAAGGCCTCAGCACGGACTTCTCAGCCATGGGGCTTGTCGCTTTCGAAACGGATCTGAGAGAGCGGTTCCGCGTATTTGATTCTGCGTGGGTTGAGTTCGAAGAACGGCTATTAACATCTGTCGAAACAGTCACAAAGGAGATCTTCAAACCAATCGATTCAATTGTG GATCTCGAAGCCAAGCTGTCTTGTCTGGAGAATGCGCAA GACTACGCGAACAGACTCGGAGTTGAGAAACAGTTCGTTTCGGCAGTAACT GAGTATCCCACTACGGATCTCACTAGTCCACAGTGCAAGCGTTCCACTGCCAACCGCTAA
- a CDS encoding hypothetical protein (encoded by transcript BESB_037550) — MGGGARVGSAAGVRTPAADTEDGFLVEFNRSDDLPEFLQDLANECKASGSPTSSAFAGAAAGQSFSKGRRRRVGAGATEKDERAPPPIVGFSALTQAASALVKNLAHRQKKAARREKERERDIALGAQDAGGKETADTDDDDDEFGSRASFVKATLSQRSQRAQELLKKSEARGTAAKAAGATKATAADKLQRQNQVGTLEDAKRRKKKKQTGAPGETIQSGAGEKKGTAKEDGEEASTEDRTGGSAAADRVAVKDKDRHDDQTDRKKRKRETGREPEATPSARTESPEECEKKHASKQKKAHILKDRAAEKQTRASPPLPSGSSPSAGGKHRDIDGIGHQGKKTRDKLGAGPQISHHQQSANGEKNRDSQLPHSLPWERSSGKTMQGRTIKIRRAVGTNGEEKARRKTKTRSRQKNIRKDNRPDHMVEFDSVCERGQLPP, encoded by the exons atgggaggcggcgctcgcgtggGGTCGGCGGCAGGTGTGCGTACACCTGCCGCTGACACAGAGGACGGCTTCCTCGTTGAGTTCAACCGGTCAGATGACCTTCCCGAGTTTCTGCAAGACCTTGCCAATGAGTGCAAGGCGTCAGGCTCGCCGACTTCTTCTGCATTCGCGGGGGCGGCAGCCGGTCAATCGTTTTCGAAaggaaggcgccggcgcgtgggGGCCGGCGCCACTGAGAAGGacgagcgcgcgccgccgccgatcGTCGGCTTCAGCGCTCTCACGCAGGCGGCTTCTGCACTGGTTAAAAACCTTGCACacaggcagaagaaggcagcgaggagagaaaaggagagggagagagataTCGCTCTaggcgcgcaggacgccggAGGCAAGGAGACCGCAGACAccgatgacgacgacgacgagttcggctcgcgcgcttccttcGTGAAGGCCACACTGTCGCAGCGCTCGCAGCGTGCCCAAGAACTCCTGAAGAAGTCAGAAGCAAGGGGAACTGCAGCCAAGGCCGCAGGTGCAACGAAGGCAACCGCTGCGGACAAGCTGCAGCGACAGAATCAAGTCGGCACTctggaggacgcgaagaggaggaaaaagaaaaagcagaCTGGAGCTCCGGGCGAGACAATCCAGAGTGGAGCCggcgagaaaaaaggcacCGCGAAAGAAGATGGAGAAGAGGCCTCCACGGAGGACAGAACAGGAGGttctgcagcggcagacCGAGTCGCCGTGAAAGACAAAGACAGACACGACGACCAGACGgacagaaaaaagagaaagagagagacaggtcGCGAGCCTGAGGCGACGCCCTCCGCGAGAACGGAGTCACCTGAGGAGTGTGAGAAAAAGCACGCGTCGAAACAAAAGAAGGCTCATATATTGAAAGACCGAGCGGCTGAGAAGCAAACGCGTGCATCGCCGCCCTTGCCGTCGGGCTCTAGTCCCTCTGCGGGAGGCAAGCACCGGGACATCGATGGGATTGGGCACcaggggaagaagacgagggatAAGCTCGGCGCGGGCCCACAGATTTCCCACCACCAGCAAAGTGCAAATGGAGAGAAAAACCGAGACAGCCAACTGCCGCATAGCCTACCATGGGAGCGCTCTTCAGGGAAAACGATGCAGGGGCGAACGATAAAAATCCGCCGCGCTGTCGGCACCaacggagaggagaaagcaagaagaaaaaccaaaacgcgcagccgccagaaAAACATTCGAAAAGACAACCGCCCTGACCACATG GTAGAGTTTGATTCTGTGTGCGAGCGTGGACAGCTACCACCGTGA
- a CDS encoding bifunctional protein FolC subfamily protein (encoded by transcript BESB_037540): MAAAVGEAAAAASVGLVRSYKACLRQLFRHHGMRLGTDRVKAVATSLGNPQDDFDVIHVAGTNGKGTTCAKIAACLSLKGYKVGTYTSPHILCLRERIRVDNQMIPEDSVVALYNRVVQTASHMNVSLSFFEILTHIAFLYFAQEEVDWAVVETGLGGRYDATNIISVPRCTVITSIGWDHMNILGKTLDKIAQEKSGIIKPKVPVVLGPSAAVHQCFWRRASSLGSEVVEVAAEPRGEDFEDENIRICRAVVEKVLHLDLLPNQLESALAIQLPLRAHVLSRLDLQLASELCGVPPRSRPGSLELPGRGSASSVNAKRRDSQNGAKSASGATETSRSDLRDHALFDTPHAVVVDLAHNESAIERFLQFASHHYFGIPVRLVVSLSKERDATVLQPIINYLSFSKNNRLVRVHFVEADHERAKRAVSLLEELETSDAITAALRTQLLAGLEEQHRALSEGSDNQREINASSSADDGALTKTLEQLQKQEERQRKLEERAAALKDIPEVIRPHAHLLETCGPGNLPDVLRFAYRQATAEQSVLLVCGTFFMMREVVSCLGFLHGPTDDIDMNEQFPPHAAAPVDVSAAAAPSDAVAPPPA, encoded by the exons ATGGCCGCAGCCGTaggcgaggctgccgcggcggcgtccgtTGGCCTGGTGCGGAGCTACAAGGCCTGTTTGAGGCAACTTTTTCGGCACCATGGCATGAGACTTGGAACAGATCGAGTCAAGGCCGTCGCCACTAGCCTCGGAAATCCTCAGGATGACTTCGACGTGATTCACGTTGCGGGCACCAATGGGAAGGGCACCACGTGCGCAAAGATCGCGGCGTGCCTCTCGCTCAAAG gtTACAAGGTCGGTACATACACCTCGCCCCACATTCTCTGCTTGCGCGAGCGGATTCGCGTCGACAACCAGATGATTCCCGAAGACTCTGTTGTGGCACTGTACAACCGCGTCGTTCAGACAGCCTCTCATATGAACGTCTCTCTCAGTTTTTTTGAG ATCCTCACGCACATCGCCTTCCTGTACTTCGCTCAAGAGGAAGTCGACTGGGCTGTCGTGGAGACCGGCCTGGGCGGCCGGTACGACGCAACAAACATCATCAGCGTGCCGCGGTGCACAGTCATCACTTCGATTG GGTGGGATCACATGAACATTTTGGGCAAGACGCTCGACAAGATTGCGCAGGAGAAGTCGGGAATCATCAAGCCGAAGGTGCCAGTAGTTCTCG GCCCAAGCGCCGCCGTCCACCAATGCTTCTGGCGGAGAGCCAGCAGCCTGGGCTCGGAAGTCGTGGaggtcgccgcggagccccgtGGCGAGGACTTTGAGGATGAAAACATCCGCATTTGCCG CGCCGTCGTGGAGAAAGTGCTGCATCTGGATCTTTTGCCGAATCAGCTCGAGAGCGCGCTGGCCATccagctgcctctccgcgcacACGTGCTGTCTCGCCTGGATCTTCAGCTGGCCAGCGAACTCTGTGGagtgccgccgcggagccgcccAGGCTCCCTTGAGCTCCCGGGCCGCGGGTCGGCGTCGAGCGTGAACGCCAAAAGGCGAGACTCACAGAACGGCGCCAAGTcagccagcggcgcgacggagacctCGCGCAGCGACCTGCGCGACCATGCGCTCTTCGACACACCTCACGCCGTCGTCGTGGATCTCGCGCACAACGAGAGCGCCATCGAACGATTCCTACAG TTTGCTAGCCATCACTACTTTGGCATCCCGGTCCGGCTGGTTGTTTCGCTTTCCAAGGAGCGCGACGCAACAGTCCTCCAGCCCATCATCAACTATCTCTCGTTTTCGAAGAACAATCGCCTCGTG CGCGTCCACTTCGTCGAGGCAGACCACGAACGTGCCAAGAGAGCCGTTTCGCTTTTGGAAGAACTTGAAACAAGCGATGCCATCACCGCAGC CCTCCGTACGCAGCTTCTTGCGGGCCTGGAGGAGCAGCATCGCGCCTTGAGCGAGGGGAGTGATAATCAGAGAGAGATAaacgcgtcgtcttctgcggacgacggcgcctTGACGAAAACCTTGGAGCAGCTGCAAAAGCAGGAGGAGCGACAGCGGAAGCTAgaggagcgcgcggctgcgctgaaGGACATTCCAGAAGTCATTCGGCCTCACGCGCATCTCCTCGAGACCTGCGGACCCG GAAATCTGCCAGACGTGCTGCGGTTTGCCTATCGACAGGCGACAGCTGAGCAGAGCGTCTTGCTTGTCTGCGGCACCTTCTTCATGATGCGGGAGGTGGTGAGCTGTCTCGGCTTTCTTCACG GCCCCACGGACGACATCGACATGAACGAACAGTTTCCGCCGCATGCCGCCGCTCCCGTCGacgtgtctgcggcggccgcgccgtcaGACGCCGttgcgccgccccccgcgtga